A stretch of Paenibacillus sp. URB8-2 DNA encodes these proteins:
- a CDS encoding beta-galactosidase — translation MINDKLPKIWYGGDYNPEQWDAEVWAEDDRLFKLAGIDVATINVFSWAMIQPDEETYDFSSLDETMDRLYRNGTYICLATATGAHPAWMARQYPEVTRVDVKGRKRKFGGRHNSNPHSSVYRTFSARLAGKLAERYKDHPALVAWHVSNEYGGYDYSEQSETAFREWLKVRYGTLDALNRAWNTRFWGHTFYDWEEIVVPSELSEEWNGSRTNFQGISLDYRRFMSHSLLECYRLEYDAIREHSKDVPITTNLMGFYPELDYFEWAKYMDVVSWDNYPSLDTPVSFTAMTHDLMRGLKSGQPFMLMEQTPSQQNWQAYNSLKRPGVMRLWSYQAVARGADTVLFFQLRRSVGACEKYHGAVIEHAGHEHTRVFRECAELGRELQLLGGELLDARSSAKVAILFDWENRWALNLSSGPTVALNYVDEVHKYYDALFAQHIEVDMVGVLEDLTKYEIVIAPVLYMVKPGFAARAEAFVQAGGTFVTTFFSGIVDENDLVTLGGYPGQLRRLLGVWAEEIDALLPGMSNQIVMERDWKKLSGSYECGILCDLIHSEGAETLARYGSDFYRGMPALTVNRFGGGKAYYIASSPDAGFLQGLLGNLCADKNIAPLVKAPQGIEAARRVKNGTPYLFLLNHTDGELTAEIGSAGMTDLLTGRAVSGTAVVPAKGVMILKG, via the coding sequence GTGATCAACGATAAATTGCCGAAGATTTGGTACGGAGGAGATTACAATCCCGAGCAGTGGGACGCCGAAGTATGGGCCGAGGATGACCGCTTGTTCAAGCTGGCCGGCATCGATGTCGCTACCATCAATGTGTTCTCCTGGGCGATGATTCAGCCGGATGAAGAAACCTATGATTTCTCGTCGCTCGATGAAACGATGGACCGGCTGTACAGAAACGGGACCTATATTTGCCTGGCTACGGCCACCGGGGCGCATCCGGCCTGGATGGCGCGCCAATATCCCGAGGTGACCCGTGTCGATGTCAAGGGCCGGAAACGCAAATTCGGGGGACGGCATAACTCCAACCCGCACAGCTCGGTCTACCGTACATTTTCCGCCCGGCTTGCGGGCAAGCTGGCGGAGCGGTACAAAGATCATCCCGCGCTCGTGGCCTGGCATGTCTCGAATGAGTACGGCGGATACGACTACTCCGAGCAGTCCGAGACGGCCTTCCGTGAGTGGCTGAAAGTGCGCTACGGCACGCTGGACGCCCTGAACAGAGCGTGGAATACGAGATTTTGGGGACATACCTTCTATGATTGGGAGGAGATTGTCGTCCCCAGCGAGCTGAGCGAGGAGTGGAACGGCAGCCGGACCAACTTCCAGGGCATTTCGCTCGATTACCGCCGGTTCATGTCGCACAGCCTGCTGGAGTGCTACCGGCTGGAATACGACGCGATCCGGGAGCACAGCAAGGATGTGCCGATTACGACGAATCTGATGGGCTTTTATCCGGAGCTGGATTATTTCGAGTGGGCCAAGTATATGGATGTCGTGTCCTGGGACAACTATCCTTCTCTGGATACGCCCGTCAGCTTTACGGCGATGACCCATGACCTGATGCGCGGCCTGAAGAGCGGCCAGCCGTTCATGCTGATGGAGCAGACGCCGAGCCAGCAGAACTGGCAGGCGTACAACTCGCTCAAGCGGCCCGGCGTAATGCGGCTGTGGAGCTACCAGGCGGTGGCGCGCGGAGCGGACACCGTCCTGTTCTTCCAGCTGCGCCGATCGGTCGGCGCCTGCGAGAAGTACCACGGCGCCGTGATCGAGCACGCCGGGCATGAGCATACGCGCGTGTTCCGCGAATGCGCGGAACTGGGCCGGGAACTGCAGCTGCTCGGCGGCGAGCTGCTGGACGCCCGGAGCTCGGCGAAGGTCGCCATCCTGTTCGACTGGGAGAACCGCTGGGCGCTCAATCTGTCTAGCGGGCCGACGGTCGCGCTGAACTATGTGGACGAAGTGCATAAGTATTACGATGCGCTGTTTGCACAGCATATCGAGGTGGATATGGTCGGCGTCCTGGAGGACTTGACCAAGTACGAAATCGTGATCGCCCCGGTGCTATACATGGTGAAGCCGGGCTTTGCGGCGAGAGCGGAAGCTTTTGTCCAGGCGGGGGGTACGTTCGTGACGACCTTCTTCAGCGGAATCGTCGACGAGAATGATCTCGTTACGCTCGGCGGCTATCCCGGCCAGCTGCGGCGGCTGCTTGGCGTATGGGCGGAGGAGATCGACGCGCTGCTGCCGGGCATGAGCAATCAAATCGTCATGGAGCGGGATTGGAAAAAGCTGAGCGGAAGCTATGAATGCGGCATTCTGTGCGATCTGATTCATTCGGAGGGGGCGGAGACGCTGGCGCGTTACGGCTCCGATTTCTATCGGGGCATGCCGGCGCTTACCGTCAACCGGTTCGGCGGGGGCAAAGCCTATTATATTGCTTCCAGCCCGGACGCCGGCTTTCTGCAAGGACTCCTTGGCAATCTGTGCGCCGACAAGAATATCGCGCCGCTCGTCAAAGCCCCGCAGGGAATCGAAGCTGCGCGGCGGGTGAAGAACGGAACGCCGTACCTGTTCCTTCTGAACCACACCGACGGGGAACTGACGGCAGAGATCGGCTCCGCCGGGATGACCGATCTGCTGACCGGCAGGGCGGTGAGCGGAACAGCGGTCGTTCCAGCGAAGGGAGTAATGATATTGAAGGGATAG
- a CDS encoding LacI family DNA-binding transcriptional regulator produces MAERVTIQNIADALGLSRNTVSKALNNHPQIPDGTKEKILQKAAELKYKNFSTMNMGNIALLTRGDINVISFYAETIKGMETALSAQGFNLILTLVKPEDIRNNALPANINPFNIDGIVCIEIFHKPYIETILGAGIPTVFIDSLPNTVFDSHKYDIVMVENEFATYTLTKTLIEEGHTNIGFIGDLYHCRSFYERWLGFERAIRASGHEPNPAFSITPDDTQPYLSVEWMTAQLKDLAQLPTAFVCANDDIGICAIRALKEMKVQVPGQIEVTGFDDIANAKIIDPPLTTVHTYPYELGIRVVEALLNRIEQPDRHKETIYLDTSVVLRGSTRRRNEVGEAAQLHSN; encoded by the coding sequence ATGGCTGAGAGAGTGACCATTCAAAATATCGCTGATGCTTTAGGATTGTCCCGCAATACCGTTTCCAAAGCGCTGAACAACCATCCGCAAATTCCCGACGGGACCAAGGAGAAGATTCTCCAAAAGGCGGCGGAGCTGAAATATAAAAATTTCTCCACCATGAACATGGGGAACATTGCGCTGCTCACCCGCGGAGATATTAACGTCATCAGTTTCTACGCCGAGACAATAAAAGGTATGGAAACGGCGCTGAGCGCCCAGGGATTTAATCTGATTCTGACCCTGGTGAAGCCCGAAGATATCCGAAACAATGCGCTGCCGGCCAACATCAATCCGTTTAATATCGACGGCATCGTATGCATCGAGATTTTTCATAAGCCTTATATCGAAACGATCCTTGGGGCCGGCATTCCGACCGTATTCATCGACTCCCTGCCCAACACCGTCTTTGACAGCCACAAGTACGACATCGTGATGGTTGAAAATGAATTCGCCACCTATACCCTTACCAAAACACTGATCGAAGAGGGGCACACGAATATCGGCTTCATTGGAGATTTGTACCACTGCCGCAGCTTTTACGAAAGATGGCTCGGGTTCGAGCGCGCGATACGGGCATCCGGACATGAGCCGAATCCTGCCTTCAGCATAACGCCGGACGACACGCAGCCCTACCTTTCCGTCGAGTGGATGACAGCCCAGCTGAAAGACCTGGCCCAACTTCCAACCGCGTTCGTGTGCGCCAATGACGATATCGGCATCTGCGCGATTCGCGCGCTCAAAGAAATGAAGGTTCAGGTGCCAGGACAGATTGAAGTGACGGGGTTTGACGACATTGCCAACGCCAAAATCATCGACCCGCCGCTGACCACCGTTCATACCTATCCTTACGAGCTCGGCATCCGCGTCGTCGAAGCGCTGCTGAATCGGATTGAACAGCCCGACCGCCACAAGGAAACCATCTATCTGGATACCAGCGTGGTTCTGCGGGGATCGACCCGGCGGCGTAATGAGGTGGGCGAAGCCGCACAACTGCATTCAAATTAA
- a CDS encoding glycoside hydrolase family 32 protein: MTETYHELYRPQFHLTPPEGPMSDPNGMVFYEGEYHQFYQFTGRWGHAVSRDLLHWEHLPLALVSDELGDIWSGSAVVDWKDSSGFFGGGSGLVAIFTHFKDGLQSQSIAYSPDKGRTWVKYSGNPVIPNPGLNDFRDPKVLWHEETGRWAMAVSVDRAIHFYSSPNLREWRFESVFEGVGCQDAVWECPDLFRLPVLGEPDESRWVLHVSIGDNEVTDGSTAQYFVGDFDGRRFVCEHEDGAPRWTDYGQDFYAAVSYSDIPQEDGRTIWLGWTSNWQYPFHSPTEPWKGGMSIPRTVGLARKGGELRLVQQPVQELEKLREEPVRFGPLEVKDEILRLPFSGLSYEFEAEVSWDRAAEWGIRVRVSGDGEEHTVLGFSPEREELFLDRRKSGFSELPKRTGGTANFAKVFRAPKSGEAGRLSVRGYVDDSVIEWFVGDGEEVFTSLVYPRPSSGGLELFAHSGSARFSHFTVYPLKSVWT; this comes from the coding sequence ATGACTGAAACGTACCATGAGCTTTACCGCCCGCAATTTCATCTGACACCGCCGGAGGGGCCGATGAGCGATCCAAACGGCATGGTGTTCTATGAAGGGGAATATCATCAGTTTTATCAATTTACTGGGAGGTGGGGCCACGCGGTAAGCCGGGATTTGCTGCACTGGGAGCATCTGCCGCTGGCGCTTGTATCCGATGAACTGGGTGACATCTGGTCAGGCAGCGCCGTGGTGGACTGGAAGGACAGCAGCGGTTTCTTCGGCGGAGGCAGTGGTCTGGTTGCCATCTTCACTCACTTCAAGGATGGCCTTCAGTCCCAGAGCATCGCGTACAGCCCGGACAAAGGCCGGACCTGGGTGAAGTATTCGGGCAATCCGGTCATTCCCAATCCCGGCCTGAATGACTTTCGCGATCCGAAGGTGCTGTGGCATGAAGAGACGGGCCGCTGGGCGATGGCGGTCAGCGTGGACCGGGCCATTCATTTCTACAGCTCGCCCAATCTGCGTGAATGGCGGTTTGAAAGCGTGTTTGAAGGCGTCGGCTGCCAGGATGCAGTTTGGGAGTGTCCTGATCTGTTCCGGCTTCCCGTCCTGGGAGAGCCGGACGAGAGCCGCTGGGTGCTGCATGTCAGCATCGGGGACAACGAGGTGACGGACGGGTCGACCGCCCAGTATTTCGTCGGAGACTTCGACGGCCGCCGCTTTGTCTGCGAGCATGAGGACGGGGCTCCCCGGTGGACCGATTACGGGCAGGACTTCTATGCCGCCGTTTCCTATTCGGATATTCCTCAGGAGGACGGACGGACGATCTGGCTCGGCTGGACCTCCAACTGGCAGTATCCGTTTCATTCGCCCACCGAGCCTTGGAAAGGCGGAATGTCGATTCCAAGGACGGTGGGGCTGGCAAGAAAGGGCGGCGAGCTTCGTCTGGTGCAGCAACCCGTGCAAGAGCTGGAGAAACTGCGTGAAGAACCGGTCCGCTTCGGTCCTCTGGAAGTGAAGGATGAAATTCTCCGACTTCCCTTCTCGGGCCTGTCGTACGAATTCGAAGCGGAAGTAAGCTGGGATCGGGCGGCGGAATGGGGAATCCGCGTTAGGGTATCGGGTGACGGCGAGGAGCATACCGTGCTTGGCTTCAGCCCGGAACGCGAAGAGCTGTTTCTTGACCGCCGCAAGTCGGGCTTCAGCGAGCTGCCGAAGCGCACGGGCGGAACGGCGAATTTCGCCAAGGTATTCCGGGCGCCGAAGAGCGGCGAAGCCGGCAGGTTGTCCGTGCGGGGTTATGTCGATGATTCGGTCATCGAGTGGTTCGTTGGAGACGGCGAGGAAGTGTTCACGTCGCTTGTCTATCCCCGCCCAAGCAGCGGCGGACTGGAATTGTTCGCCCATAGCGGAAGCGCCAGGTTCAGCCATTTTACCGTGTATCCTCTGAAATCGGTTTGGACTTAA
- a CDS encoding glycoside hydrolase family 32 protein has product MSNTIQNETVSITNGRYRLQYHLMPPVGWMNDPNGLIYYKGEYHAFYQHYPYGPWQGPMHWGHAKSKDLVHWEHLPIALTPSMPYDSGEDTVYGCWSGSGVDDGGVLTLIYTGHVESNDPVEVQCIARSTDGIHFEKGPVSVIDGPPDAECFGFRDPKVWKRGEVWHLVVGYGKDGKGKALHYTSSDLNEWTYEGIAAESDGTMGDMWECPDLFPLGEGADSHVLLFSPMNIAPVKTLYLSGQFNYDTGKFSNQHKDRVDYGFDFYAPQTFEDASGRRIMFGWMNIWGAEMPEKEDGWMGAFTLPRVLTLAEDGSLLANPAEELEALRGSHVDAANILLKNGEEFTPDGVAGSALEIEAVFVADSSSDAEFGLRVRCSEDGLQYTEISYKASEGVLRMNRDHAGAGEGGVNEAALVPTEDGRIKLRLFLDSSSVELFANDGRRTITNRIYPLESSLGLKLFSRGGDTLLETLNIWQLESDKAAAAVE; this is encoded by the coding sequence GTGAGCAACACAATTCAAAACGAGACAGTATCTATTACCAACGGCCGGTATCGGCTGCAATATCATTTAATGCCGCCTGTCGGCTGGATGAACGACCCGAACGGACTGATTTATTACAAAGGCGAATATCACGCGTTCTATCAACACTACCCATACGGTCCTTGGCAGGGTCCTATGCACTGGGGACATGCGAAGAGTAAAGATCTCGTACATTGGGAGCATCTTCCGATCGCGCTGACCCCCTCCATGCCCTACGACAGCGGCGAAGATACGGTGTACGGCTGCTGGTCGGGCAGCGGGGTGGACGATGGCGGCGTGTTGACCCTGATTTATACGGGGCATGTGGAGAGCAATGATCCGGTCGAGGTGCAGTGCATCGCGCGCAGTACGGACGGCATCCATTTTGAAAAAGGGCCGGTCAGCGTCATTGATGGCCCTCCGGACGCGGAGTGCTTCGGCTTCCGCGATCCGAAGGTGTGGAAGCGCGGCGAGGTATGGCATCTGGTCGTCGGTTACGGCAAGGACGGCAAAGGCAAGGCGCTTCACTATACCTCAAGCGATCTGAATGAATGGACCTATGAGGGAATTGCGGCGGAAAGCGACGGAACGATGGGCGATATGTGGGAATGCCCCGATCTGTTCCCGCTTGGGGAAGGGGCGGACAGTCATGTGCTCCTGTTCTCTCCGATGAATATTGCCCCCGTCAAGACGCTGTATCTGTCCGGACAGTTCAACTATGACACGGGTAAATTCAGCAACCAGCATAAGGACCGGGTGGACTATGGCTTCGATTTCTACGCGCCGCAGACCTTCGAGGATGCGTCGGGCCGGCGGATCATGTTCGGCTGGATGAATATTTGGGGAGCGGAGATGCCGGAGAAGGAAGACGGCTGGATGGGCGCCTTTACTCTGCCGCGCGTGCTTACGCTCGCGGAAGACGGCAGCCTGCTGGCCAACCCCGCCGAGGAGCTGGAGGCGCTGCGGGGCAGCCATGTGGACGCGGCCAACATCCTGCTGAAGAACGGCGAAGAATTTACACCGGATGGAGTGGCGGGAAGCGCGCTGGAGATTGAAGCCGTATTTGTGGCCGATTCTTCATCCGATGCCGAATTCGGCCTGCGCGTGCGCTGCTCGGAAGACGGCTTGCAGTATACGGAAATTTCCTATAAGGCATCTGAAGGCGTGCTGCGAATGAACCGGGATCACGCCGGAGCGGGCGAGGGCGGAGTCAATGAAGCGGCGCTCGTTCCGACGGAGGACGGACGGATCAAGCTGCGCCTGTTCCTTGACAGCTCTTCGGTGGAGCTGTTCGCCAATGACGGACGCCGGACCATTACGAACCGGATTTATCCGCTGGAAAGCAGCCTCGGCCTCAAGCTGTTCTCAAGAGGCGGAGATACCTTGCTTGAAACGCTGAATATCTGGCAGTTGGAATCGGATAAGGCGGCGGCAGCAGTTGAATAA